The following proteins are co-located in the Colletotrichum lupini chromosome 4, complete sequence genome:
- a CDS encoding glycosyl hydrolase family 11, with protein sequence MVSIRSLILSLSTISTCLAAPAIGPAELLPPHVERRGPSDFFLGPNHPLMLARRNESLERRGMTLEERTNYVQNYQTGGTVNFTPSGNSFSLNFDTTDDFVVGVGWNPGSTAPITHSGSFAVTKGLATLSVYGWTTNPLVEYYVIEDSAGFTQTGTKKGTVTSDGGSYTIWENVRTNAPSIQGTQTFNQYISVRNSGLTSGTVSISNHFNAWKSYGMNLGTLNFQVIAIETWNGAGSAKQTVTN encoded by the coding sequence ATGGTTTCCATTCGCTCCCTGATCTTGAGCCTCTCGACTATTTCTACTTGCCTAGCTGCCCCGGCAATCGGGCCAGCTGAGTTGCTGCCTCCTCATGTTGAGCGACGGGGCCCTTCCGACTTCTTCCTGGGACCCAATCACCCTCTCATGCTCGCACGCCGCAATGAGTCCCTCGAAAGACGAGGCATGACTCTTGAGGAGCGCACCAACTACGTCCAAAACTACCAGACTGGCGGCACTGTCAACTTCACGCCCTCGGGCAACAGCTTCAGTCTCAACTTCGATACCACAGACGACTTCGTTGTCGGCGTCGGTTGGAACCCAGGTTCTACCGCCCCCATCACTCATTCCGGTTCATTCGCAGTTACCAAGGGTCTTGCGACCCTTTCAGTCTATGGCTGGACCACCAATCCGCTTGTGGAGTACTACGTCATTGAGGACTCTGCCGGATTTACACAGACCGGGACGAAGAAGGGCACCGTGACCAGTGATGGTGGCTCTTATACCATCTGGGAGAATGTGCGCACCAACGCCCCATCAATTCAGGGCACCCAGACCTTCAACCAATACATCTCGGTTCGCAACAGCGGTCTTACAAGCGGTACGGTGTCTATTTCCAATCATTTCAATGCTTGGAAGAGCTACGGTATGAACTTGGGTACGCTTAACTTCCAGGTCATTGCTATCGAGACCTGGAATGGCGCTGGCTCGGCAAAACAAACTGTCACCAACTAG